One part of the Raphanus sativus cultivar WK10039 chromosome 7, ASM80110v3, whole genome shotgun sequence genome encodes these proteins:
- the LOC108816615 gene encoding uncharacterized protein LOC108816615, translating to MKLFHKFRKILMRLIDFTLPCSSRRHKNSGEGERFEPPKISCSSSYYSSHVHYNEAIADCIEFFNKSSTMSCDANHEGRHVDKRDCFYV from the coding sequence ATGAAGCTCTTCCACAAGTTCAGAAAGATTCTCATGAGGCTCATCGACTTCACTCTTCCTTGCTCCTCCCGGCGACATAAGAACTCCGGCGAGGGAGAGAGGTTTGAGCCGCCGAAGATATCTTGCAGTAGCTCGTACTATTCGTCTCACGTACACTACAATGAAGCTATCGCAGATTGCATAGAGTTTTTTAATAAGTCTTCGACTATGTCTTGTGATGCGAATCATGAAGGTCGTCATGTAGACAAGCGTGACTGTTTTTACGTTTAA